One window of Microcoleus vaginatus PCC 9802 genomic DNA carries:
- a CDS encoding DUF2231 domain-containing protein, translating into METNPRNSTPYPNLPPILESLDSEYRDAGITSSVAIAGHPLHPVLVLFPVAFLVGAAGTDIGYWLTSDPFWARASVWLMGVGFAAGILAAITGFLDFFKVKRVRERSAGWLHMGGNIAVMVLTLINLVLRQGNPAEPIVYTGLAISVVVAALLGITGWYGGELSFRHKIGVIGPSSHNS; encoded by the coding sequence ATGGAAACAAATCCCAGAAATAGTACGCCCTATCCCAATCTTCCGCCGATTCTCGAAAGTCTCGACTCAGAGTATCGCGACGCCGGCATTACGAGTTCAGTTGCAATTGCAGGCCATCCGCTTCACCCCGTACTCGTACTGTTTCCGGTAGCCTTTTTAGTAGGAGCAGCCGGCACCGACATAGGTTATTGGCTGACCAGCGATCCGTTTTGGGCGAGAGCTTCGGTTTGGCTGATGGGTGTCGGTTTTGCTGCGGGGATTTTGGCCGCAATCACGGGCTTTTTAGATTTTTTCAAAGTTAAAAGAGTGCGCGAACGCAGTGCCGGTTGGTTGCACATGGGCGGCAATATCGCGGTTATGGTACTTACCCTGATTAACCTGGTGTTGCGACAAGGAAATCCGGCTGAGCCGATCGTATATACAGGTTTAGCAATTTCGGTCGTCGTGGCAGCCTTGCTGGGCATTACAGGCTGGTACGGCGGCGAACTAAGTTTTCGCCACAAAATCGGCGTCATCGGCCCTAGCAGTCATAATTCCTAG
- a CDS encoding murein transglycosylase translates to MNKEKYQLSRKDWKLSKIFRYQLLAIACCVLAIAFSVPAVAVPSLQPISVNQLQASELESIAFDAQIWGENGKPGDRELLLRSIDNSLRYLNTSAAATAYSRYPVAGVTRDRVRRSLDRFRQLVVSSTTPAQLQESVKREFVFYKSTGKDGKGTVAFTGYFEPTYAASRTPNSEYRYPLYRMPPNMASWPKPHPTRLQLEGEDALQASKGLLRGLELVWLRDRFQAFLVHVQGSARLQLTDGSVMTVGFAGKTSHSYTGVGRELVKDGKFTLEELNLPKLREYFTNFPADMNKYLPKNESFVFFRDTNGVPATGSIGVPVTAERSIATDKALMPPGALALISTKLPYPNAAGQLEQNAVNRYVLDQDTGGAIKGAGRVDVFMGTGDLAGDRAGYINSTGELYYPLLK, encoded by the coding sequence ATGAATAAGGAAAAGTATCAATTGAGTAGGAAAGATTGGAAATTGAGCAAGATTTTTCGCTATCAGCTATTAGCCATCGCCTGTTGCGTTTTGGCGATCGCTTTTTCGGTGCCCGCCGTTGCAGTTCCGTCGCTGCAACCCATTAGTGTAAATCAGTTACAAGCGAGTGAATTGGAGTCGATCGCGTTTGACGCTCAAATCTGGGGCGAAAATGGCAAACCGGGCGATCGGGAATTGCTGTTAAGGTCGATCGACAACAGCCTCCGCTATCTCAATACATCGGCCGCCGCCACTGCTTACAGCCGCTATCCAGTAGCAGGAGTTACGCGCGATCGAGTCCGCCGTTCCCTCGATCGATTTCGCCAATTAGTTGTCAGTTCCACCACTCCTGCACAACTTCAGGAATCGGTCAAGCGCGAATTTGTATTTTACAAATCCACGGGCAAAGATGGCAAAGGAACAGTTGCATTTACAGGTTATTTCGAGCCGACTTATGCAGCCTCTCGCACGCCTAATTCCGAATACCGTTATCCCCTGTACCGGATGCCGCCAAACATGGCATCTTGGCCGAAACCTCACCCGACAAGATTGCAATTAGAAGGCGAAGATGCTTTGCAGGCAAGTAAAGGATTGCTGCGGGGATTAGAATTAGTTTGGTTGCGCGATCGCTTCCAAGCATTTCTCGTGCATGTCCAAGGTTCGGCGAGATTGCAGCTAACAGATGGTAGCGTCATGACAGTCGGTTTTGCAGGCAAAACCAGTCACAGTTATACAGGAGTCGGGCGAGAATTAGTTAAAGACGGAAAGTTTACTTTAGAAGAGTTAAATTTGCCGAAACTAAGGGAATATTTCACCAACTTTCCCGCAGATATGAACAAATATTTGCCGAAAAATGAAAGCTTTGTATTCTTCCGGGATACTAACGGAGTTCCAGCCACAGGAAGCATTGGAGTGCCAGTAACTGCCGAAAGGTCGATCGCCACCGATAAAGCTTTAATGCCCCCCGGCGCACTAGCATTAATTAGTACAAAACTCCCTTATCCGAATGCGGCGGGACAACTCGAACAAAATGCCGTGAATCGGTACGTTTTGGATCAAGATACTGGCGGTGCAATCAAAGGTGCGGGGAGAGTTGACGTATTTATGGGAACGGGGGATTTAGCGGGCGATAGGGCCGGTTATATCAACTCAACAGGAGAACTGTATTATCCGCTTTTAAAGTAG
- a CDS encoding CTP synthase, whose protein sequence is MSKFVFVTGGVVSSIGKGIVAASLGRLLKSRDYSVSILKLDPYINVDPGTLSPFQHGEVFVTEDGAETDLDLGHYERFTDTSMSRLNSVTTGSIYQAVINKERRGEYQGSTVQVIPHITNEIKERIHRVAKNTNPDVVITEIGGTVGDIESLPFLEAIRQFRKDVGRQNVVYMHVTLIPWIPSAGEMKTKPTQHSVKELRSIGIQPDILVCRCDRPLSLGMKQKLSEFCNVPEECVITAQDAKSIYEVPLMMEQEGLAEQTINLLQLEPRHPDLTQWQTLVKRLYNPNHKIDIALVGKYVRLNDAYLSVVEALRHAAISIGCDLNLHWINSEDLESGNIESYLKDIKGILVPGGFGVRGVDGKIAAIEYAKHHKIPFLGLCLGMQCAVIEWARNIAQLEDANSAEFNPDTANPVINLLPEQLDVVDLGGTMRLGLYPCRVNPDTLAFKLYQKEVIYERHRHRYEFNNAYRNLFLESGYAVSGTSPDGRLVEMIELPNHPFFIACQFHPEFQSRPSAPHPLFQGFIEAASVQGNQDFLEAPGRDLVAGKLAGN, encoded by the coding sequence ATGAGCAAATTTGTGTTTGTGACCGGCGGCGTGGTTTCCAGCATCGGCAAGGGAATTGTCGCTGCTTCCTTGGGCCGCCTATTGAAGTCGCGGGACTATTCTGTCTCGATTTTGAAACTAGACCCCTATATTAACGTTGACCCCGGCACTCTCAGCCCGTTTCAGCACGGAGAAGTCTTCGTGACGGAAGACGGTGCGGAAACAGACCTGGATTTGGGGCACTACGAGCGTTTTACCGATACTTCCATGTCTCGCCTCAACAGCGTCACCACGGGTTCCATTTATCAAGCGGTGATCAACAAAGAACGCCGCGGCGAGTATCAGGGGAGTACGGTGCAGGTGATTCCGCACATCACTAACGAAATTAAAGAGCGAATTCACCGAGTAGCAAAAAATACTAATCCCGATGTCGTGATTACGGAAATCGGCGGAACGGTGGGAGATATTGAATCTTTGCCGTTTTTGGAGGCAATTCGGCAGTTTCGCAAGGATGTCGGTCGGCAAAATGTTGTGTATATGCACGTCACGCTGATACCTTGGATTCCCTCGGCTGGGGAGATGAAAACTAAACCGACTCAGCATTCGGTGAAGGAATTGCGGTCGATCGGCATTCAACCAGATATTTTAGTCTGTCGGTGCGATCGCCCGCTGTCTTTGGGCATGAAACAGAAATTGTCGGAATTCTGCAACGTACCCGAAGAATGTGTCATCACCGCTCAAGATGCCAAAAGTATCTACGAAGTGCCGCTGATGATGGAACAGGAAGGTTTAGCGGAACAAACCATCAATTTGCTGCAACTGGAACCGCGCCACCCCGATTTGACTCAGTGGCAAACCTTAGTCAAGCGGCTTTACAATCCTAACCACAAGATTGATATTGCTTTGGTGGGCAAATACGTGCGGTTGAACGATGCTTATCTTTCGGTGGTCGAAGCTTTGCGACACGCAGCAATCTCGATCGGCTGCGACCTAAATTTGCACTGGATTAACTCAGAAGATTTAGAATCGGGAAACATCGAAAGTTATCTCAAAGATATCAAGGGCATTCTTGTGCCCGGAGGTTTTGGGGTTCGGGGAGTAGACGGCAAAATAGCGGCGATCGAATATGCCAAACACCATAAAATACCCTTTTTGGGATTGTGTTTGGGGATGCAGTGTGCTGTGATTGAATGGGCGCGCAACATCGCCCAACTAGAGGATGCCAACAGCGCTGAATTTAACCCAGATACCGCAAATCCGGTAATTAATTTATTGCCAGAACAGCTAGATGTAGTTGATTTGGGCGGTACAATGCGACTGGGTTTATATCCGTGCCGTGTCAACCCAGACACCCTCGCTTTCAAACTTTATCAGAAAGAAGTGATTTATGAGCGGCACCGCCATCGGTACGAATTTAACAACGCCTACCGCAATCTTTTCTTAGAATCAGGTTATGCAGTCTCTGGGACATCTCCCGACGGCCGATTGGTAGAAATGATCGAATTGCCCAACCATCCCTTTTTCATAGCCTGTCAATTTCACCCCGAATTCCAATCTCGACCTAGCGCCCCCCACCCCTTGTTTCAGGGGTTTATCGAGGCGGCGAGCGTGCAGGGAAATCAGGATTTTTTAGAAGCTCCGGGGCGCGACTTGGTGGCCGGGAAACTTGCAGGAAACTGA
- a CDS encoding VWA domain-containing protein codes for MKFVCVLSPQRLLSAGIALLAAIECGAWLVPNVAQAKALGENYSSVSPKILASNDVNCNGGRSPETRCRVGGLFVKTPNTTSEQVFPLKQTEVKAKIAGNISRVEVVQKFENPFPESIEAVYIFPLPDEAAVDDMEIKIGSRTIKADIKLREEALEIYEQARKQGRTAGLLEQERDNIFTQSLANIKPGEKIEVTIRYTESLKFAGGDYEFVFPMVVGPRYISRNSTPPLVRGGQGGVNTDADRINPPVLPPGTRSGHNIAVSVEIDAGVAIGDVRSTSHQITTDRSGNIVQVQLANSDTIPNKDLILRYRVAGENTRATILTQSDKRGGHFATYLIPALNYKTNEIVPKDVVFLMDTSGSQQGEPLAKSKELMRRFIQGLNPTDTFTIIDFANTAKALSTTPLANTPENRQKAINYIEKLQANGGSELLNGIQAVMNFPAAATGRLRSIVLITDGYIGNENEVLARVQGSLKPGNRLYSFGVGGSVNRFLINRLAEVGRGTSQVIRHDEPSAEAADKFFREINRPVLTNIQISWEGMGEKPEIYPIAPPDLFASQPLVLFGKKSDRTNGQLRIRGTLAGGKAYEQVLPVNFARSAGARQRESTSVAAGATDFGNPAVAQLWGRSRIKDLMNQMFGGETKSLVEAVTNTALTYRLLSEYTAFVAVSEEVRVEPDGTRRRVQVPVELPQGVSYEGIFQSEGAEPTRGGTRSVTSNRNSAPVSPAPAMPRQPGYGQLQPSQPKVSRLQVVSAEGLDAGALAALTQYLQSVNLPAGVSGETVWELSVQEGRVARVAIDHQTSTMQATDAVETLKQALSSWQPPAGFKGALRLKLRITVDR; via the coding sequence ATGAAGTTTGTCTGCGTTCTATCCCCTCAACGGTTGCTTTCTGCTGGTATCGCATTGCTCGCAGCCATCGAGTGTGGCGCGTGGCTGGTTCCAAATGTGGCGCAGGCCAAAGCTCTTGGGGAAAATTATTCCTCTGTGTCGCCGAAAATCCTCGCTAGTAACGATGTTAATTGCAATGGCGGACGATCGCCGGAAACTCGCTGTCGAGTCGGCGGTTTGTTCGTCAAAACTCCAAATACGACCTCAGAACAAGTCTTTCCTCTCAAGCAGACTGAAGTTAAAGCCAAAATAGCTGGCAATATCTCCCGCGTCGAAGTTGTTCAGAAGTTTGAAAATCCTTTTCCTGAATCTATAGAAGCTGTTTATATATTTCCTTTGCCCGACGAAGCGGCGGTGGACGATATGGAAATTAAAATAGGGTCACGAACTATTAAAGCTGATATCAAACTCCGCGAGGAAGCTTTGGAAATTTACGAACAAGCCAGAAAGCAAGGCCGGACTGCTGGTTTGTTGGAACAAGAACGCGACAATATTTTTACTCAGTCTCTCGCTAATATCAAACCCGGAGAAAAAATTGAAGTTACGATTCGCTACACGGAAAGTCTCAAGTTTGCCGGCGGCGATTATGAATTTGTGTTTCCAATGGTGGTAGGGCCACGCTATATTTCGAGAAATTCGACGCCCCCCTTAGTAAGGGGGGGGCAGGGGGGGGTTAATACCGATGCCGATCGCATTAACCCGCCTGTTTTGCCTCCGGGAACACGATCGGGTCACAATATCGCTGTTTCGGTAGAAATAGATGCCGGAGTTGCGATCGGCGATGTTCGCTCTACTTCCCATCAAATTACAACTGACCGCAGCGGCAATATTGTGCAAGTCCAATTAGCCAATTCAGACACAATTCCCAATAAAGATTTAATTCTGCGCTATCGAGTCGCGGGCGAAAACACTCGGGCAACTATTTTGACTCAATCCGACAAGCGGGGCGGTCATTTTGCTACTTATTTAATTCCGGCATTAAATTACAAAACTAATGAAATTGTACCTAAAGATGTCGTGTTTCTGATGGATACTTCCGGTTCTCAGCAGGGCGAACCGCTGGCAAAATCTAAGGAGTTGATGCGGCGCTTTATTCAAGGGCTGAATCCCACCGATACTTTTACTATTATTGATTTTGCAAATACTGCCAAAGCGCTTTCCACAACTCCTTTAGCAAATACTCCCGAAAATCGACAAAAAGCAATTAATTATATCGAAAAGTTGCAGGCTAACGGTGGCAGTGAATTGCTTAACGGCATTCAAGCAGTGATGAATTTTCCGGCGGCGGCAACGGGAAGGCTGCGGAGTATTGTATTAATTACTGACGGTTACATTGGTAATGAAAATGAAGTGCTAGCGCGGGTTCAGGGGAGTCTGAAACCGGGAAATCGACTTTATAGTTTTGGTGTCGGCGGTTCGGTGAATCGGTTTTTGATTAACCGTTTGGCGGAAGTGGGAAGAGGCACGTCTCAAGTAATTCGTCATGATGAACCGTCGGCAGAAGCGGCAGACAAGTTTTTTCGGGAAATTAATCGTCCGGTATTGACTAATATTCAAATTAGTTGGGAAGGAATGGGGGAAAAACCAGAGATTTATCCGATCGCACCTCCAGACTTGTTTGCGAGTCAGCCGCTGGTTTTGTTTGGCAAAAAGAGCGATCGAACTAACGGCCAACTTCGCATCCGCGGCACTCTTGCCGGCGGCAAAGCTTACGAGCAAGTTTTACCTGTTAATTTTGCTCGATCCGCCGGCGCGCGGCAGCGGGAGTCAACTTCAGTCGCAGCAGGCGCTACGGATTTTGGCAATCCGGCGGTAGCTCAACTTTGGGGGCGATCGCGCATTAAAGATTTAATGAATCAAATGTTTGGTGGTGAGACTAAATCTCTGGTGGAAGCTGTGACTAATACTGCTCTGACTTATCGCTTGCTGTCGGAATACACGGCTTTTGTGGCTGTGAGCGAAGAAGTGCGAGTCGAACCAGATGGAACTCGTCGTCGAGTGCAAGTGCCTGTGGAATTGCCGCAGGGTGTCAGCTATGAAGGTATTTTCCAGTCGGAGGGGGCAGAGCCAACTAGAGGCGGCACTCGCAGCGTTACCTCGAATCGCAACTCGGCACCCGTGAGTCCAGCTCCTGCTATGCCGCGGCAGCCCGGTTACGGTCAGTTGCAACCCTCGCAGCCAAAGGTTTCTCGCCTCCAAGTAGTTAGCGCCGAAGGGTTGGATGCCGGGGCACTCGCCGCTTTGACTCAATACCTGCAATCTGTTAATCTCCCGGCGGGGGTTAGCGGTGAAACGGTGTGGGAGTTATCGGTACAAGAAGGCCGCGTTGCCCGAGTGGCGATCGACCATCAAACCTCGACGATGCAAGCAACAGACGCCGTAGAGACTCTCAAGCAGGCCTTGAGTTCCTGGCAACCTCCCGCAGGATTCAAGGGCGCGCTGCGCCTGAAATTGCGAATAACGGTCGATCGTTAA
- a CDS encoding divalent-cation tolerance protein CutA, translating to MTVNFGVVLVTVPSEAEAENLAKSLVEHKLAACVSLSPIRSIYTWQGEIHAESEWQLVIKTDMAKFEALKTKVQELHSYEVPEIIAIPIIAGSDAYLNWLGQSLSL from the coding sequence ATGACTGTTAATTTTGGGGTGGTGCTGGTAACTGTGCCATCGGAGGCGGAGGCAGAGAATCTCGCTAAATCTTTAGTTGAACACAAGCTGGCTGCTTGTGTGAGTTTATCGCCAATTCGCTCTATTTATACTTGGCAAGGCGAGATTCATGCCGAGTCAGAGTGGCAGTTGGTGATTAAAACTGATATGGCTAAATTTGAGGCTTTAAAAACAAAAGTTCAGGAACTCCATTCCTATGAAGTTCCCGAAATTATTGCTATTCCTATTATCGCTGGCAGCGATGCTTATCTCAATTGGCTGGGACAATCTTTAAGTTTGTAG
- a CDS encoding ROK family protein yields the protein MTQVIGIDLGGTAIKLGRFSEDGICHQSLTVPTPQPATPEAVLATMTDAILQLNPVENAVSAIGIGTPGPADAAGRIARVAINLKNWHNVPLADWVEAKTGLPTMLANDANCAGLGEAWLGAGRHFKDLILITLGTGVGGAVILDGKLFVGHQGAAGELGLITINPDGPECNSGNRGSLEQYVSVQAIRRETGLEPVELANLAKSGDAKALEYWQNYGRYLGIGLASLIYILTPEAIIIGGGISAGSEFFLPQVREEIERRVLPSSREDLQLLVAELGNQAGMVGAAKLAWQLAQ from the coding sequence ATGACACAAGTAATCGGCATTGACTTAGGCGGAACCGCAATTAAACTCGGCAGATTTAGCGAAGACGGCATTTGTCATCAATCCTTAACTGTCCCAACTCCTCAACCGGCAACGCCAGAAGCCGTTTTAGCTACAATGACCGATGCTATTTTACAACTGAATCCGGTGGAAAATGCTGTAAGTGCGATCGGCATCGGCACTCCCGGCCCCGCAGACGCCGCTGGCAGAATAGCGAGAGTAGCAATTAACCTCAAAAACTGGCATAACGTCCCCCTCGCTGACTGGGTGGAAGCTAAAACCGGACTGCCGACCATGTTAGCAAATGATGCCAACTGTGCCGGATTGGGAGAAGCTTGGTTGGGCGCAGGAAGGCACTTTAAAGACCTAATTTTAATAACTTTAGGTACAGGAGTCGGCGGTGCAGTTATCCTAGACGGCAAACTATTTGTAGGTCATCAAGGCGCGGCCGGAGAACTAGGATTGATTACTATAAATCCCGACGGCCCGGAGTGCAACAGTGGCAATCGCGGTTCTTTAGAACAGTACGTTTCGGTGCAAGCAATTCGCCGGGAAACGGGTTTGGAACCTGTAGAATTAGCAAATTTAGCCAAGTCGGGAGATGCCAAAGCTTTAGAATATTGGCAAAATTACGGGCGCTATCTGGGTATCGGTTTGGCAAGTCTCATTTATATTTTGACGCCGGAAGCTATTATTATCGGCGGTGGAATTAGTGCAGGTTCTGAATTTTTCTTGCCGCAGGTTCGAGAAGAAATTGAGCGGCGGGTTCTGCCGAGTTCTCGCGAAGATTTGCAGTTATTGGTTGCTGAATTGGGCAATCAAGCAGGCATGGTAGGGGCAGCCAAATTAGCTTGGCAGCTTGCTCAATAG
- a CDS encoding tetratricopeptide repeat protein: protein MLNKIWQFFKRLIQRILGTQTPPTPPENTTIRPTLTDAEYESKFMEILEGVNAGWSRGDVAGFLIAKRLKDGELAAWLRRFGKRLLEGEHDDTAATDAVASLQELAQRLVLLGRIGSGELSEVARQIGREILTRFPLPEVEEEDTKGKVIEAVFVGDGLGFSGEVNRRGAEGAEAESEVNIEAEAWCDRGNEQYNLGRFEEAIASYNQAIALKPDYHDALHNREVAQRKLGEIK, encoded by the coding sequence ATGCTAAACAAAATTTGGCAATTCTTCAAACGACTAATTCAGCGAATATTGGGAACCCAAACCCCACCCACCCCGCCAGAAAATACCACCATCCGCCCAACCTTAACTGACGCGGAATACGAGTCGAAATTCATGGAAATCCTGGAAGGGGTGAATGCCGGCTGGAGTCGAGGGGATGTAGCGGGATTCTTGATCGCAAAACGCCTTAAAGATGGTGAATTGGCTGCTTGGTTGCGACGGTTTGGGAAAAGATTGTTAGAGGGCGAACATGATGACACCGCTGCTACAGATGCCGTGGCATCGCTTCAGGAATTGGCGCAGCGGCTGGTATTGTTAGGTAGAATTGGCAGCGGGGAATTGTCAGAGGTTGCGAGGCAAATTGGGCGGGAGATATTGACACGGTTTCCGCTGCCGGAGGTTGAGGAGGAGGATACAAAGGGGAAGGTGATTGAGGCGGTGTTTGTTGGGGATGGTTTGGGTTTTTCTGGGGAAGTGAACCGCAGAGGCGCTGAGGGTGCGGAGGCAGAATCGGAAGTTAATATAGAGGCTGAGGCGTGGTGCGATCGAGGTAATGAGCAGTATAATTTAGGACGGTTTGAAGAAGCGATCGCATCTTATAACCAGGCAATTGCTCTCAAACCAGACTACCACGATGCTTTGCACAACCGAGAGGTAGCGCAACGTAAGTTAGGCGAAATTAAATAG